In Dyadobacter subterraneus, a single genomic region encodes these proteins:
- a CDS encoding ribulokinase, with protein MKNKYVIGIDYGTDSVRALVVNAHTGETAGTAVHEYKRWKEGKYCDPAVSRFRQHPLDYLEGLESCVTGALNNAGPEIRENITGISIDTTGSTPVAVDKNGTPLALLPEFAENPNGMFILWKDHTANAEAEEINHLAHHWDTDYTKYVGGIYSSEWFWSKILRTLRVDEKVREAAFSWVEHCDWISAELTGNTNPLTIHRSRCAAGHKALWHHEFDGLPSEEFFVKLDPLLTGIRDRLFSQTETSDKAMGTISAQWAEKLGIPADVIIGVGAFDCHMGAVGALIEPYTLCKVIGTSTCDMLVAPNEEIGHLLIQGICGQVDGSIVPGMLGMEAGQSGFGDIYAWFAKLITTPVAEILGENAGKELSEKLLPHLSAQAALLPVTENDIVAIDWHNGRRTPDANHTLKGAIFGLNLASDAAKIFKALVEATAYGSKSIAERFIREGVQIREVIAIGGVAKKSGFVMQTLADVMNMPIKVASSEQACALGAAMFAAVASGIYETLSEAQQAMNSGFDAEYYPRPEIAQLYEKLYQRYLRAGSFVEFGARENKFEDLKIV; from the coding sequence ATGAAGAACAAGTACGTGATAGGCATTGATTATGGTACCGATTCGGTTCGGGCGCTGGTCGTAAATGCGCATACAGGAGAAACAGCTGGCACTGCTGTACATGAATACAAAAGGTGGAAAGAAGGAAAATATTGTGATCCGGCCGTTTCCCGTTTCAGACAGCACCCGCTGGATTATCTGGAAGGCTTGGAATCTTGCGTGACGGGTGCTTTGAATAATGCAGGACCTGAAATCCGCGAAAATATTACCGGAATCTCTATTGATACAACCGGTTCAACACCTGTGGCTGTGGATAAAAATGGAACGCCGCTGGCGCTTCTTCCTGAATTCGCGGAAAACCCGAACGGAATGTTTATTCTTTGGAAAGATCATACGGCAAACGCGGAGGCCGAGGAAATAAACCATCTGGCGCATCATTGGGATACCGACTATACAAAATATGTGGGCGGAATTTATTCTTCTGAATGGTTCTGGTCCAAAATACTGAGAACACTTCGAGTGGATGAAAAGGTGCGCGAAGCAGCATTCTCGTGGGTGGAACATTGCGACTGGATTTCGGCAGAACTGACAGGAAATACAAATCCTTTGACTATACACAGATCCCGTTGTGCGGCAGGGCATAAGGCGTTATGGCATCATGAATTTGACGGATTGCCTTCGGAGGAATTTTTTGTCAAACTTGATCCGCTTTTGACAGGAATTCGTGACCGCCTTTTCTCACAGACAGAAACTTCTGACAAAGCGATGGGAACCATTTCTGCACAATGGGCCGAAAAACTGGGTATTCCGGCGGATGTAATTATCGGCGTTGGAGCATTCGATTGTCATATGGGTGCAGTAGGAGCGTTGATCGAACCTTATACACTTTGCAAAGTGATTGGTACTTCTACTTGTGATATGCTGGTTGCACCAAATGAAGAGATCGGCCATTTATTGATACAGGGAATCTGCGGTCAGGTTGATGGTTCGATTGTGCCCGGAATGTTGGGAATGGAGGCAGGGCAATCGGGTTTTGGAGATATTTATGCCTGGTTTGCCAAGCTGATCACAACGCCGGTAGCCGAGATTTTGGGAGAAAATGCAGGGAAGGAACTTTCAGAAAAACTACTTCCACATTTGTCGGCACAGGCTGCACTTTTACCAGTTACTGAAAATGATATTGTGGCCATAGACTGGCATAATGGGCGGCGTACTCCTGATGCAAATCATACTTTGAAAGGAGCAATTTTCGGACTTAATCTTGCCAGTGACGCTGCGAAAATTTTTAAAGCACTTGTTGAGGCTACTGCTTACGGTTCTAAAAGTATAGCAGAACGTTTTATTAGGGAAGGTGTGCAGATCCGTGAAGTTATTGCAATTGGCGGAGTGGCGAAAAAATCCGGTTTTGTGATGCAAACACTGGCTGATGTCATGAATATGCCCATCAAGGTTGCATCTTCTGAACAAGCCTGTGCCCTTGGAGCAGCTATGTTTGCTGCTGTGGCTTCCGGAATTTATGAGACACTTTCAGAGGCCCAGCAAGCAATGAATTCAGGATTTGACGCTGAATATTACCCCCGTCCAGAAATCGCGCAATTGTACGAAAAACTGTACCAGCGCTATCTGAGGGCAGGAAGTTTCGTGGAATTTGGTGCCAGAGAGAATAAATTTGAAGATTTAAAGATCGTTTAA